One window of Treponema denticola genomic DNA carries:
- a CDS encoding ABC transporter permease subunit, translating into MKFINNSFTKAWMNRKYKLWILLFGVFSFLVVYIKYLIKKITKSSSAMNQYAEIIANVNEELQNTNTMENLLKESYEQVVRKNEYFKKVMSEAEILKEAEKNAKKRYNELYYEKIDYLCEHNLVKKITFLDFFLDTLKNPVFLILSIIISFPMYMLLYIYTRPIQKYILERLFMMVFVIFGVTFMVFTILYFSPMDPAVNILGQTATPEQIEEFNRVYGLNASYFSRLFTTFKSLVTFDLGITYVGNMSVSTEIATKFPITLTIAFCSVFIAVLIAIPAGIMSAIKQYSSFDYTFMFFALIGLSIPNFWLALLLILQFSIKMSWLPATYIVGNWQSLIMPAVVLGTGMSATVARMTRSSMLEVKHSDYILTARAKGLSPYRVTIKHILGNAMIPIITVIGLQFGALLGGSAVTEKSFNIRGLGSFIVDRQFIPDVPVVLAGVVYIAVVISVVNLMVDILYAMLDPRIKSKIKNS; encoded by the coding sequence ATGAAATTTATTAATAATAGCTTTACTAAAGCTTGGATGAACCGTAAGTATAAGCTGTGGATTCTTTTGTTTGGTGTGTTTTCTTTTTTAGTTGTATACATCAAATATTTGATAAAAAAAATTACTAAATCTTCTTCTGCAATGAATCAATATGCTGAGATTATTGCAAATGTAAATGAAGAACTTCAAAATACCAATACGATGGAAAATTTGTTAAAAGAATCTTATGAACAGGTAGTCCGTAAGAATGAGTATTTTAAGAAAGTTATGTCTGAAGCTGAGATATTAAAAGAAGCTGAAAAGAATGCAAAAAAAAGATACAATGAGTTATATTATGAGAAAATAGATTATCTTTGTGAACATAATTTAGTGAAGAAGATAACATTTTTAGATTTTTTTCTTGATACACTTAAAAATCCTGTATTCCTAATCCTTTCCATTATCATTTCTTTTCCAATGTACATGCTTCTCTATATATATACTAGACCAATTCAAAAGTATATTTTAGAAAGATTATTTATGATGGTGTTTGTAATTTTTGGAGTTACTTTTATGGTCTTTACTATACTGTATTTCTCTCCTATGGATCCTGCAGTAAATATTTTAGGTCAAACGGCAACTCCGGAACAAATTGAAGAGTTTAATAGAGTGTATGGGTTAAATGCATCATATTTTTCAAGACTATTTACAACTTTTAAATCTCTTGTAACTTTTGATTTGGGCATCACATATGTTGGAAATATGTCTGTTTCTACTGAAATTGCAACAAAATTCCCTATAACGTTGACTATAGCATTTTGCTCTGTTTTTATTGCAGTATTAATAGCTATACCGGCAGGAATTATGTCTGCTATAAAACAATATTCTTCTTTTGATTATACATTCATGTTTTTTGCATTGATAGGCTTATCTATACCTAATTTTTGGCTTGCCCTATTATTAATTTTGCAATTCTCTATAAAAATGAGCTGGCTTCCGGCAACATATATTGTGGGTAATTGGCAGTCTTTAATAATGCCTGCAGTAGTACTAGGTACTGGAATGAGCGCTACAGTTGCAAGAATGACCCGTTCATCTATGTTAGAGGTTAAGCATTCCGATTATATATTAACGGCAAGAGCAAAAGGTTTATCTCCCTATAGGGTAACAATAAAGCATATTTTAGGAAATGCAATGATACCGATTATAACGGTTATAGGGCTTCAATTTGGTGCTCTATTAGGCGGTTCAGCCGTTACCGAAAAAAGCTTTAATATACGCGGTCTTGGCAGTTTCATTGTTGATAGGCAGTTTATACCTGATGTTCCTGTTGTATTAGCAGGAGTCGTATATATTGCTGTTGTTATTAGTGTTGTGAATTTAATGGTTGATATACTATATGCAATGTTGGATCCTAGGATAAAATCAAAAATAAAAAATTCGTAA
- a CDS encoding ABC transporter permease: protein MVDKDFYLNKRYLRLLGNSLEYATARLAWQVSLVVSIIFAFSSYNFKTGEIELVPAIVFIVYFIGSFLQYIVCKKIKKDFTKNGKVLSTTMKCGYIFIPFILTGNFLLSNAGFMLIKKEKSIEYCLAVYSFLITFVVIVISLLNLAKEYISNFFFIGIGILLLLALFNIVTILLSSKISSGNLGKFTVPFAIILILSSVTGNLFSFILGIMILFKKFHKNSAASIGWIDVLKRIFRNYVSVVGLFFIVFLMSISICSYLTFDYAYAVENNYSTIQQIPSLQFPFGTDDYGRCLFTRIVFGARISLTVGIISTGIPIIIGCFLGAISGYYGKNVDNVIMRLLDILYATPGILLAIAIIAAFGSNTFNLIMALSVAYIPIYARTMRATVLTISNQEFVEASRACGAKDLRIIFKHIIPNSLAPIIVRATLSIGAAVLSTSALSFLGLGVEPHIPEWGNILKAGSSFLETSPHIAIFPGIAIILIVLAFNYFGDGLRDALDPKLK, encoded by the coding sequence GTGGTCGATAAGGATTTCTATTTAAATAAAAGATATTTGAGGCTTTTAGGAAACAGCCTTGAATATGCAACAGCAAGGCTCGCATGGCAGGTTTCGTTAGTTGTATCTATTATATTTGCTTTTTCTTCATATAATTTTAAAACAGGAGAAATTGAGCTTGTGCCGGCTATAGTTTTTATAGTATATTTTATCGGTTCGTTTTTACAATATATAGTTTGTAAAAAAATAAAAAAAGATTTTACTAAAAATGGGAAAGTTTTAAGTACAACCATGAAATGCGGTTATATTTTTATTCCCTTTATACTTACAGGTAATTTTTTATTGTCTAATGCCGGTTTTATGCTTATAAAAAAAGAAAAAAGTATTGAATATTGTTTAGCAGTATATTCTTTTTTAATAACGTTTGTTGTTATAGTAATATCTCTTTTGAATTTGGCTAAAGAATATATTTCAAACTTTTTTTTTATAGGTATTGGTATACTTTTATTACTAGCATTATTTAATATTGTTACTATCTTATTGTCTTCAAAAATAAGTTCAGGTAATTTGGGTAAATTTACAGTTCCATTTGCGATAATTTTAATACTTTCTTCAGTTACAGGTAATTTATTTTCATTCATATTAGGTATTATGATATTGTTCAAAAAATTTCACAAAAATTCTGCAGCTAGTATAGGCTGGATAGATGTTTTAAAACGAATTTTTAGAAATTATGTATCAGTTGTAGGTTTGTTTTTTATAGTTTTTTTGATGTCCATATCAATATGCAGCTATCTTACATTTGATTATGCTTATGCAGTAGAGAATAATTATAGCACAATACAGCAAATTCCAAGTTTACAATTTCCATTTGGAACGGATGACTATGGAAGGTGTTTATTTACTAGAATTGTATTCGGTGCCAGAATCTCTCTTACAGTCGGTATAATATCTACAGGAATTCCTATTATAATCGGTTGTTTCCTTGGTGCCATATCGGGCTATTATGGGAAAAATGTAGATAATGTAATTATGAGATTACTGGATATACTTTATGCAACTCCGGGAATATTACTTGCTATTGCTATAATCGCTGCGTTTGGTTCTAATACATTCAATTTAATAATGGCTTTGTCGGTTGCATATATACCAATATATGCTCGAACAATGAGGGCTACGGTATTGACAATTTCCAATCAAGAATTTGTTGAAGCGTCAAGAGCTTGTGGAGCAAAAGATCTTAGGATAATATTTAAACATATTATTCCAAATTCACTTGCTCCTATAATAGTAAGGGCTACTTTGTCGATAGGTGCAGCTGTTCTTTCAACAAGTGCTCTTAGTTTTTTAGGACTGGGCGTAGAGCCTCATATTCCTGAATGGGGTAATATATTAAAAGCCGGAAGCAGCTTTTTGGAAACCAGTCCGCATATAGCAATTTTCCCAGGGATAGCAATAATACTGATTGTTTTAGCGTTTAATTATTTTGGTGATGGTCTTAGGGATGCTTTAGATCCTAAATTAAAATAG